Proteins from a genomic interval of Phalacrocorax aristotelis chromosome 3, bGulAri2.1, whole genome shotgun sequence:
- the LOC142054744 gene encoding serine/threonine-protein kinase Sgk1 isoform X2, whose product MTVKAAEASGPTLTYSKMRGMVAILIAFMKQRRMGLNDFIQKIATNSYACKHPEVQSILKISQPQEPELMNANPSPPPSPSQQINLGPSSNPHAKPSDFHFLKVIGKGSFGKVLLARHKAEEQFYAVKVLQKKAILKKKEEKHIMSERNVLLKNVKHPFLVGLHFSFQTADKLYFVLDYINGGELFYHLQRERCFLEPRARFYAAEIASALGYLHSLNIVYRDLKPENILLDSQGHIVLTDFGLCKENIEHNGTTSTFCGTPEYLAPEVLHKQPYDRTVDWWCLGAVLYEMLYGLPPFYSRNTAEMYDNILNKPLQLKPNITNSARHLLEGLLQKDRTKRLGAKEDFMEIKNHIFFSPINWDDLINKKITPPFNPNVSGPSDLRHFDPEFTDEPVPSSIGQSPDSILITASVKEAAEAFLGFSYAPPVDSFL is encoded by the exons ATGACCGTGAAAGCAGCCGAGGCGTCTGGTCCTACCTTGACTTACTCGAAGATGAGGGGGATGGTGGCCATCCTCATCG CTTTCATGAAGCAGAGAAGAATGGGGCTAAACGACTTCATTCAGAAGATAGCCACCAATTCCTATGCATGCAAGCA CCCTGAAGTTCAGTCTATCTTGAAAATCTCCCAGCCTCAAGAGCCTGAACTTATGAATGCTAATCCTTCTCCTCCG ccCAGTCCTTCGCAGCAGATCAATCTTGGTCCATCGTCCAACCCACACGCCAAACCATCAGACTTTCATTTCTTAAAAGTGATTGGAAAAGGCAGTTTTGGGAAG GTTCTTCTTGCACGGCATAAGGCCGAAGAGCAGTTCTATGCTGTTAAAgttctgcagaagaaagcaaTCCTGAAGAAGAAGGAG GAGAAGCACATTATGTCAGAGCGCAATGTCctgctgaaaaatgtgaaacaccCCTTCCTGGTCGGGCTtcacttttccttccaaactgCAGACAAATTGTATTTTGTCCTAGACTACATCAATGGTGGAGAG TTGTTCTACCATCTCCAGAGGGAGCGTTGCTTCCTGGAGCCGAGAGCCCGATTTTATGCTGCTGAAATTGCCAGTGCACTGGGCTACCTGCACTCCCTGAACATTGTTTATCG CGACTTGAAGCCAGAGAATATCCTGCTTGATTCACAGGGGCACATTGTCTTGACTGACTTTGGACTCTGCAAGGAAAACATTGAGCACAATGGCACGACCTCCACCTTCTGTGGCACACCAGAG TATCTTGCTCCTGAAGTTCTTCATAAGCAGCCCTATGACCGGACTGTGGACTGGTGGTGCCTTGGAGCTGTCCTGTATGAGATGCTTTATGGCCTG CCACCCTTCTACAGCAGGAACACGGCAGAAATGTACGACAACATCTTGAACAAACCCTTGCAGCTGAAGCCAAATATTACCAACTCGGCTAGACATCTCCTGGAAGGCCTTTTGCAGAAGGATAGGACAAAGAGGCTTGGTGCCAAGGAGGACTTT ATGGAGATTAAGAATCACATCTTCTTCTCCCCAATTAACTGGGATGATCTCATTAATAAGAAGATTACACCCCCTTTTAACCCAAATGTG AGTGGCCCCAGTGACCTGCGACACTTCGATCCGGAGTTTACAGATGAGCCAGTCCCCAGCTCCATCGGCCAGTCCCCGGACAGCATCCTCATCACAGCCAGTGTCAAAGAAGCTGCTGAGGCTTTTTTGGGCTTCTCGTATGCCCCACCCGTGGACTCTTTCTtgtga